A stretch of the Aegilops tauschii subsp. strangulata cultivar AL8/78 chromosome 4, Aet v6.0, whole genome shotgun sequence genome encodes the following:
- the LOC109766768 gene encoding chlorophyll(ide) b reductase NOL, chloroplastic, with protein MATVTASLPLRAAARAGPAPSRAPPSDAAFFPGRPWQRGLAARGRPREPAGWFRAEALSGGGGGGPPRREPMAPPYNVLITGSTKGIGYALARKFLKAGDNVVICSRSAERVESVRNDLKKEFGEQHVWGTVCDVREGKDVKALVDFARDKLEYIDIWINNAGSNAYSYKPLVETSDEALIEVITTNTLGLMLCCREAINMMWNQPRGGHIFNIDGAGSDGRPTPRFAAYGATKRSVVHLTKSLQAELQMNEVNNVVVHNLSPGMVTTDLLMSGATTKQAKFFINILAETPDVVADYLVPNIREIPTNQSMKPTYIRFLTGLKAYSRIFSRIAFGARRNKYVAED; from the exons ATGGCCACCGTCACCGCCTCGCTCCCGCTCCGGGCCGCCGCCCGCGCGGGCCCGGCGCCGTCCCGCGCACCAccctccgacgcagccttcttcCCCGGCCGCCCGTGGCAGCGCGGGCTGGCGGCGAGGGGCCGGCCCCGGGAACCCGCGGGGTGGTTCCGGGCGGAGGCtctctccggcggcggcggaggaggaccgccgcgGAGGGAGCCCATGGCGCCTCCTTACAACGTCCTCATCACCGGTTCCACCAAAG GTATAGGATACGCGCTGGCAAGGAAGTTCCTCAAGGCTGGTGATAATGTTGTAATATGCTCAAGATCAG CTGAAAGGGTAGAATCTGTAAGAAATGACTTGAAAAAGGAATTCGGAGAGCAACATGTGTGG GGGACTGTCTGTGATGTTAGAGAAGGCAAGGATGTGAAGGCGCTTGTGGATTTTGCGCGTGACAAGCTGGAGTATATTGATATTTGG ATCAACAACGCCGGCTCAAATGCATATAGTTACAAACCATTGGTGGAAACCTCTGATGAGGCTCTAAT TGAGGTGATCACCACTAACACTCTTGGATTGATGCTATGTTGTCGTGAG GCAATAAATATGATGTGGAACCAACCTCGAGGTGGTCACATATTTAACATTGATGGTGCTGGCTCTGATGGAAGGCCAACCCCAAG GTTTGCCGCTTATGGTGCAACGAAGAGAAGTGTGGTGCACCTTACAAAGTCTCTACAG GCTGAGTTGCAGATGAATGAAGTGAATAATGTCGTGGTGCATAATTTATCG CCTGGCATGGTTACGACTGATCTTCTTATGTCTGGTGCTACCACAAAGCAA GCAAAGTTTTTCATCAATATATTAGCTGAAACTCCTGATGTG GTTGCGGATTACCTTGTTCCAAACATCAGAGAAATTCCTACCAACCAATCCATGAAGCCGACTTACATTCGCTTTCTCACAGGCTTGAAAGCCTACTCCAGAATATTTTCA AGAATTGCTTTTGGTGCTCGTAGGAACAAGTATGTTGCCGAGGATTAG
- the LOC109766767 gene encoding membrin-11: MDFSGGAGGGGGATLSEMYQSARRLLLSARDGVARVERLASAPASSSYSASAPLVGAPDPAGAEAVRREVAQIQGLCAQMDRLWRSIPAKGQRDLWKRKVEQLSEEVDSLKETLDKHSLRQRKRILEAKERAELFERANGESSHVLQIFDDEAQAMQSARSSSRMLDEAFETGVAILHKYSDQRDRLKSAQRKALDVLNTVGLSNSVLKLIEKRHRVDKRIAYGGMIITVVLMVAFWRWTH, encoded by the exons atggatttctccggcggggcggggggcgggggcggcgcgaCGCTGTCGGAGATGTACCAGAGCGCGCGGCGGCTGCTGCTGTCGGCCCGCGACGGCGTGGCCCGCGTCGAGCGGCTCGCCTCGGCGCCCGCCTCCTCTTCCTACTCCGCCTCGGCGCCGCTCGTCGGCGCGCCGGACCCGGCGGGCGCCGAGGCGGTGCGCAGGGAGGTGGCGCAGATCCAGGGCCTCTGCGCGCAGATGGACCGCCTCTGGCGCTCCATCCCCGCCAAGGGCCAGCGCGACCTCTGGAAGAG AAAAGTGGAGCAGCTATCTGAAGAGGTTGATTCATTGAAGGAAACCCTCGACAAGCACTCATTGCGGCAACGAAAGCGGATTTTGGAAGCCAAGGAAAGGGCGGAGCTATTTGAGAGAGCT AATGGTGAGTCGTCGCATGTCCTTCAAATATTTGACGACGAAGCCCAGGCAATGCAATCTGCCCGTAGCTCCTCTCGAATGCTTGACGAAGCCTTTGAGACAGGAGTGGCCATCCTCCACAAGTACTCTGACCAGAGGGATCGTCTGAAG AGCGCGCAAAGGAAGGCCCTAGACGTCCTGAACACCGTTGGCCTGTCAAACTCGGTCTTGAAGCTCATCGAAAAGCGGCACCGAGTCGACAAGCGGATTGCGTATGGCGGCATGATCATTACCGTCGTGCTGATGGTTGCGTTTTGGCGATGGACACACTAG
- the LOC109766769 gene encoding protein PHR1-LIKE 3 isoform X2, which produces MMSNGKPTQNSDSSYMSGIPTCCLLRAMQPTRSLLHWTNDLHMIFVEAVEYQGGPYEAKPTAVKQRMEAMGVTGLTIWNIKSHLQRYREKCNLGAEPPRDVLGTASPSKAGDNVTSEAETVVDSDAAMNLTGMEMATYLLMDDTEMVDTAFSADELQMMEKELMNAIRA; this is translated from the exons ATGATGTCCAACGGCAAGCCGACACAAAACAGTGACTCTTCTTACATGTCGGGCATACCGACCTGCTGCCTTCTCAGGGCAATGCAGCCGACAAGGAGTTTACTTCACTGGACCAATGATCTCCATATGATCTTCGTGGAAGCGGTAGAGTATCAAGGAGGCCCCTATG AGGCGAAGCCAACTGCGGTGAAGCAGAGAATGGAAGCTATGGGAGTCACAGGCCTGACAATCTGGAACATAAAAAGCCACCTCCAA AGATACAGGGAGAAGTGCAATTTAGGAGCCGAACCTCCTCGGGATGTCCTAGGCACTGCATCACCAAGCAAGGCAGGAGATAATGT GACATCTGAGGCCGAGACGGTGGTGGACAGTGATGCAGCAATGAATCTGACTGGAATGGAG ATGGCGACCTATTTGCTTATGGATGACACGGAG ATGGTGGATACCGCATTTTCTGCGGATGAGTTGCAG ATGATGGAGAAGGAACTGATGAATGCGATCCGGGCATGA
- the LOC109766769 gene encoding uncharacterized protein isoform X3 has product MEAMGVTGLTIWNIKSHLQRYREKCNLGAEPPRDVLGTASPSKAGDNVTSEAETVVDSDAAMNLTGMEMATYLLMDDTEMVDTAFSADELQMMEKELMNAIRA; this is encoded by the exons ATGGAAGCTATGGGAGTCACAGGCCTGACAATCTGGAACATAAAAAGCCACCTCCAA AGATACAGGGAGAAGTGCAATTTAGGAGCCGAACCTCCTCGGGATGTCCTAGGCACTGCATCACCAAGCAAGGCAGGAGATAATGT GACATCTGAGGCCGAGACGGTGGTGGACAGTGATGCAGCAATGAATCTGACTGGAATGGAG ATGGCGACCTATTTGCTTATGGATGACACGGAG ATGGTGGATACCGCATTTTCTGCGGATGAGTTGCAG ATGATGGAGAAGGAACTGATGAATGCGATCCGGGCATGA
- the LOC109766769 gene encoding protein PHR1-LIKE 3 isoform X1: protein MMHASFFFWKGDNPGFCIILMHTAILMMSNGKPTQNSDSSYMSGIPTCCLLRAMQPTRSLLHWTNDLHMIFVEAVEYQGGPYEAKPTAVKQRMEAMGVTGLTIWNIKSHLQRYREKCNLGAEPPRDVLGTASPSKAGDNVTSEAETVVDSDAAMNLTGMEMATYLLMDDTEMVDTAFSADELQMMEKELMNAIRA from the exons ATGATGCACGCATCCTTCTTTTTTTGGAAAGGGGATAACCCCGGCTTCTGCATCATCCTGATGCACACTGCCATACT AATGATGTCCAACGGCAAGCCGACACAAAACAGTGACTCTTCTTACATGTCGGGCATACCGACCTGCTGCCTTCTCAGGGCAATGCAGCCGACAAGGAGTTTACTTCACTGGACCAATGATCTCCATATGATCTTCGTGGAAGCGGTAGAGTATCAAGGAGGCCCCTATG AGGCGAAGCCAACTGCGGTGAAGCAGAGAATGGAAGCTATGGGAGTCACAGGCCTGACAATCTGGAACATAAAAAGCCACCTCCAA AGATACAGGGAGAAGTGCAATTTAGGAGCCGAACCTCCTCGGGATGTCCTAGGCACTGCATCACCAAGCAAGGCAGGAGATAATGT GACATCTGAGGCCGAGACGGTGGTGGACAGTGATGCAGCAATGAATCTGACTGGAATGGAG ATGGCGACCTATTTGCTTATGGATGACACGGAG ATGGTGGATACCGCATTTTCTGCGGATGAGTTGCAG ATGATGGAGAAGGAACTGATGAATGCGATCCGGGCATGA
- the LOC109766770 gene encoding 26S proteasome non-ATPase regulatory subunit 8 homolog A: MLAASEGMRRLDPIYAFSSSVVIVILGLEAASKANNLDVASTLLSQLKVLLTKFPSLPPLFQQTPNAVEELKLAREIYEQAVILSVKMEDQDAFERDFCQLKPYYMDTWLSFNTFKLNEKGYDYLSINDAKQMFMFSSDKELQQYIAEEHPEWDVKGGRVLLQKAKESQPCKEIPAAPVINQTLGYARELERIV; encoded by the exons ATGCTTGCAGCGTCGGAGGGCATGAGAAG GTTGGATCCGATCTACGCTTTCTCTTCATCGGTCGTGATTGTTATTCTG GGACTCGAGGCGGCCTCCAAGGCCAACAACCTCGACGTCGCCTCGACCCTCCTCTCGCAGCTCAAG GTCCTCCTCACCAAGTTCCCCAGCCTCCCCCCGCTGTTCCAGCAGACGCCCAACGCCGTGGAGGAGCTCAAGCTTGCGA GGGAAATTTATGAGCAGGCAGTTATTTTGAGTGTGAAAATGGAAGACCAAGATGCATTTGAAAGGGACTTCTGCCAGCTCAAGCCGTATTACATGGACACATG GCTGTCATTTAATACGT TTAAGTTAAACGAGAAGGGATACGATTACCTGTCAATAAACGACGCGAAGCAGATGTTTATGTTCAGCTCCGACAAGGAACTGCAGCAGTACATCGCAGAG GAGCACCCCGAATGGGACGTCAAGGGCGGCCGCGTCTTGCTCCAGAAGGCGAAGGAGTCGCAGCCCTGCAAGGAGATCCCGGCGGCGCCGGTCATCAACCAGACCCTCGGCTACGCGAGGGAGCTGGAGAGGATTGTGTGA